TTCTGATTTTTTTGCACGGCAAATCAGTGGCTTTTGACCAGCAATTGCCTTCATATCCTGTTCGGCAAATTCAATCGATTTTGCGTTTTGAACAGCATCACCGACGCCCATATTCAAAACTACTTTTTCTATCTTCGGAACCTGATTGACATTTTTGTAGGAAAATTCCTTCATCAATCCAGGAGCAACTTCTTCCAGATACTTTTTTTTCAAAGAAGACATCAAGCCTCTCCTTCAACGTTAGTCGATGACTTTACCGGTCTGCTTGCAAAACCGGACTTTAGAGCCATCCTGCATCTTAAATCCTACGCGACAACCTTTTTTCGTGTCCGCGTCGTAATACATGACATTGGAAATATCCAGAGCCATTTCCTTCTCGATAATCCCACCGTCATTGCCGGTTTGCGGAGAAGCTTTTACGTGACGCTTAACAACATTAATACCTTCGACGACCACCTTCTTGTCTGAAGGGTAGACTTTGGCAACGCGGCCAGTTTTACCCTTATCTTTTCCGGCGATTACAATAATCTGATCGTCCTTTTTGATTTTCACTTTTGCCTGAGACATACGCTCAATTAGCCTCCTGTGTACTCTGTGCACGTTTCACTGTGCCGAGTGGCTGAAGCCTTCCTTTTCCTCCCGAAAACGGAGGAAGTGAAGGATCCTTTAATTAGACAACTTCCGGTGCAAGCGAAACAATCTTCATGAAGTTTTTCGCGCGCAACTCACGAGCTACTACCCCGAAAATCCGGGAACCAATAGGCTCGTTGTTTTTGTTAATAATGACCGCTGAGTTTTCGTCAAACTTAATATAAGATCCATCAGCGCGACGAACCTCTTTTGTTGTTCTAACGATAACCGCTTTGACTACCGCCCCTTTTTTTACTGTTCCATGCGGAATAGCACTTTTTACGGAGCATACGATAATGTCGCCGAGAGTGGCATAACGCCGCTTCGAGCCACCGAGTACCTTAATACACTGTAACTCTTTCGCGCCTGAGTTATCTGCCACTTTCAGCCGAGTCTGCATTTGAATCATCTACATCCTCCGCCTTACTTCGCCTTCTCGATAATCTCAACCACGTTCCAGCGCTTATCTTTGCTCAACGGACGGGTTTCAATAATCCGTACCGTATCGCCTTCGCCACACTGGTTCTCTTCATCATGAGCTTTAAATTTTTTGCGAAAGCTCACGATCTTTTTGTACTTCTGATCTTTCTTTTTGGAGCTGACGGAAACCACTACGGTCTTATCCATCTTGTCGCTCACTACCGTTCCTACGAAGGTCTTTTTCGTAGCAGACACTGATTCCATTTCGTCTCCTTCATCACGAGTAGAAAACTGCTGCGCACTTGTGCGACCACGCCTCTTTACTCGTATACAAACTTACTTCTCAGCAAGAACTGTTTTGACCCGGGCAATCTCGCGCTTCACTTTACCAACTTTTGACGTATCTTCAAGCTGATTCATCGCCAGTTGATACTTCAGGTGGAATATATCTTCACGCATTTTTTGCTC
This Chrysiogenes arsenatis DSM 11915 DNA region includes the following protein-coding sequences:
- the rplX gene encoding 50S ribosomal protein L24; its protein translation is MSQAKVKIKKDDQIIVIAGKDKGKTGRVAKVYPSDKKVVVEGINVVKRHVKASPQTGNDGGIIEKEMALDISNVMYYDADTKKGCRVGFKMQDGSKVRFCKQTGKVID
- the rplN gene encoding 50S ribosomal protein L14; the encoded protein is MIQMQTRLKVADNSGAKELQCIKVLGGSKRRYATLGDIIVCSVKSAIPHGTVKKGAVVKAVIVRTTKEVRRADGSYIKFDENSAVIINKNNEPIGSRIFGVVARELRAKNFMKIVSLAPEVV
- the rpsQ gene encoding 30S ribosomal protein S17, with the translated sequence MESVSATKKTFVGTVVSDKMDKTVVVSVSSKKKDQKYKKIVSFRKKFKAHDEENQCGEGDTVRIIETRPLSKDKRWNVVEIIEKAK
- the rpmC gene encoding 50S ribosomal protein L29 — translated: MKTAELREMSVEELKAHEQKMREDIFHLKYQLAMNQLEDTSKVGKVKREIARVKTVLAEK